A stretch of the Kushneria konosiri genome encodes the following:
- the phrB gene encoding deoxyribodipyrimidine photo-lyase — protein MGSKRQLVWFRTDLRCEDNTALHHAAQRGPVIGVICWTPKQWREHGHGDNKLDFWRRGIQALANQLGHLNIPLRIIASENFDALPDRILELAETLECEALHFNDEYGLNERHRDRQVSEVFHQRGLGVHRYTDQIAFTPGELLTGDGRYYSVFTPFYKSWLKNIGADQLQQFDAPKAQTALNDVVSDDLPELEASHKVISREDWPAGEDAAQDRLARFLQKRAHQYDSGRDFPAMKATSGLSAWLALGMISWRQCINAAAARNGGHLGDGDSNLTSWISEIIWREFYQHVLVGFPRVNRHEPFQEHTKALAWRNSDEDFERWCKGNTGYPLVDAAMRQLTTTGWMHNRLRMVTAMFLSKHLLIDWRRGEAFFLQHLVDGELGANNGGWQWAASTGTDAAPYFRIFNPTTQSRRFDPEGMFIAEFVPELANVDAKKRHAPDAVTCKQTGYPVPMVDHRVARQRALDAFKALS, from the coding sequence ATGGGTAGCAAGCGACAGCTGGTCTGGTTCAGGACCGATCTGAGATGTGAAGACAACACGGCCCTTCACCATGCTGCACAGCGAGGTCCGGTTATCGGTGTGATCTGCTGGACGCCTAAGCAGTGGCGAGAGCACGGCCATGGCGACAACAAGCTCGATTTCTGGCGACGCGGCATTCAGGCACTAGCCAATCAGCTTGGCCATCTCAATATTCCTCTCAGGATTATTGCCAGCGAAAATTTCGATGCACTGCCCGACCGGATTCTTGAGCTGGCAGAGACGCTTGAATGCGAAGCCTTACACTTCAACGATGAATATGGCCTCAATGAACGACACCGCGACCGACAGGTCAGTGAAGTCTTTCATCAACGCGGGCTGGGCGTGCACCGCTATACCGATCAGATTGCCTTTACCCCCGGCGAACTGCTAACCGGAGATGGTCGCTATTACAGCGTTTTTACGCCTTTTTATAAAAGCTGGCTCAAAAATATTGGCGCCGATCAGTTGCAGCAGTTCGATGCGCCCAAAGCGCAGACTGCCCTGAACGATGTGGTCAGCGATGACCTTCCCGAACTCGAGGCCAGCCATAAGGTTATCAGCCGTGAAGACTGGCCTGCCGGCGAAGATGCCGCGCAGGATCGCCTGGCCCGTTTTCTGCAAAAAAGAGCGCACCAGTACGACAGCGGACGCGACTTTCCTGCCATGAAGGCCACCAGCGGACTCTCGGCCTGGCTGGCGCTGGGCATGATCTCCTGGCGTCAGTGTATCAATGCCGCTGCAGCCAGAAATGGCGGACATCTTGGTGATGGAGACAGTAATCTGACAAGCTGGATCAGCGAGATCATCTGGCGCGAATTCTATCAGCATGTTCTGGTCGGCTTCCCCCGTGTCAATCGCCATGAGCCCTTTCAGGAACATACAAAAGCACTGGCCTGGCGGAACAGCGATGAAGACTTTGAGCGCTGGTGCAAAGGCAATACCGGTTATCCACTGGTCGATGCGGCCATGCGTCAGCTGACCACAACCGGATGGATGCACAACCGTCTGCGAATGGTCACCGCCATGTTTCTCAGCAAGCATCTGCTGATAGACTGGCGGCGCGGCGAAGCCTTTTTTTTGCAGCACTTGGTCGACGGAGAGCTGGGGGCCAATAATGGAGGATGGCAGTGGGCCGCCTCCACGGGGACAGATGCAGCGCCCTATTTCCGCATCTTCAACCCGACAACCCAGTCCAGACGTTTTGACCCGGAAGGCATGTTTATTGCAGAGTTTGTGCCCGAACTGGCAAACGTTGATGCTAAAAAGCGTCATGCGCCCGATGCGGTCACCTGTAAACAGACCGGTTATCCGGTGCCCATGGTGGATCATCGTGTCGCGCGTCAACGAGCGCTGGACGCCTTCAAGGCATTAAGTTAA
- a CDS encoding NAD(P)/FAD-dependent oxidoreductase, translating to MDFLHNIAVIGAGMAGLSAARVLQQAGRNVQIFDKGRRPGGRMSSRRNEHGLFDLGAQYFTVRDPAFARLITTFEQQGSVARWPSIMARQIDGQWQARQPEHPRYSGMPSMASLIEALAEPLKLEQQVRITSMTRTASTWTLEDQNGQQWSGFDHVIIAIPAPQAASLLEGIDTTLRPQADMSACWSTWVRFRDALDMPSGIDAWHGVQLEASTVLRWAARNQTRPGQHEGERVTLLANDDWSDEHLEDDPAQVADKMIDAFQDCYPALLPAIEACGAHRWRYAQPRQPQEDTPGYLIDGAAALSLCGDWCIDGRVEAAWQSGNRLAEALCRQ from the coding sequence GTGGACTTCTTGCACAATATAGCCGTCATTGGCGCTGGCATGGCCGGGCTGTCTGCTGCTCGGGTGCTGCAGCAGGCGGGAAGAAATGTACAAATTTTTGACAAGGGTCGTCGCCCGGGCGGGCGAATGTCATCCCGGCGCAACGAGCATGGCCTGTTCGATCTGGGCGCCCAGTACTTCACCGTTCGAGACCCGGCGTTTGCACGACTCATCACGACCTTTGAGCAACAGGGCAGTGTCGCGCGCTGGCCAAGCATCATGGCGCGCCAGATCGACGGGCAATGGCAGGCACGACAACCCGAACATCCCAGATATTCAGGCATGCCCTCAATGGCGTCCCTGATCGAGGCACTGGCCGAGCCCTTGAAGCTTGAACAGCAGGTGCGCATCACCTCGATGACCCGCACCGCCTCGACATGGACGCTCGAGGATCAGAATGGGCAGCAATGGTCGGGATTTGATCATGTCATCATTGCCATACCGGCGCCGCAGGCAGCGTCGCTTCTGGAGGGGATCGACACAACGCTGCGCCCGCAGGCCGACATGTCGGCCTGCTGGAGCACATGGGTGCGATTCAGGGATGCCCTGGACATGCCCTCGGGTATTGATGCCTGGCATGGCGTCCAGCTGGAGGCGTCCACCGTGCTGCGCTGGGCGGCCCGCAATCAGACCCGTCCCGGGCAGCATGAAGGTGAACGCGTCACACTTCTGGCCAATGACGACTGGTCTGACGAACACCTGGAAGACGATCCCGCTCAGGTGGCCGACAAAATGATCGACGCCTTTCAGGACTGTTATCCCGCGCTGCTTCCGGCCATTGAGGCCTGCGGCGCACATCGCTGGCGATATGCCCAGCCGCGACAGCCGCAAGAGGACACCCCGGGCTATCTCATCGACGGGGCGGCGGCGCTGTCCCTTTGTGGCGACTGGTGCATCGATGGTCGCGTCGAGGCCGCCTGGCAATCAGGCAACCGGCTGGCGGAGGCTCTATGTCGTCAATGA
- the rapA gene encoding RNA polymerase-associated protein RapA produces MSNFIPGQRFISDGETELGLGTILNCDARSVTVLFAASDETRTYSVREAPLTRVVFGRGDRIDTDDGQVLLVSELRDEGGRMIYIGQDSNGERELPESRISDRMQFHQARDRLLTGQIDRNDAFNLRYRSLQHLARVERHPGFGLSGPRIDLIPHQLHIADDIASRRLPRVLLADEVGLGKTIEAGLVLHRMLLTGRVERALILVPDSLAHQWLVELLRRFSIEVTLLDEQQSKARGSDGNPFESAQLVLASQQWLFANPERQSQAQACRWDLLIVDEAQHLEWDPENGGDTGYQCVEALATQRTGLLLLSATPEQMGDVSHFARLRLLDPERYHDIEAFRAEQRGHATLAEALEALEHLPQQPENRDVLHPIIADDPQALALLEQLVTAGEDEQPSHRESLRRVLLDRYGIGRVMFRNSRRHVSGFPVRHLHVSELENPGAYRRIEQRLSRDEDYLDSLLIETGLDYPEILLYPEATFEARRQNTGDDERWWRLDPRMAWLREWLKSHPGEKALVICHYGDTARELAAGLQVLTGLHVPVFHENMTLIERDRAAAAFAEAEDGSPLLICSEIGSEGRNFQFCHHLILFDLPPHPDQLEQRIGRLDRIGQQHDVEIHLPVMAGSPTAALLRWYQEALAAFEAPSGLGSVVSDAHGDALFDALLDQEALDEVIDASRTLAIQTRQEREAGRDRLLAWSSFDAGHAGEMIEAVQALDDDATLDRYLDQALDVFGIDTRETDEGLTYLHPGSHMVDGMPGLIRGEEGFTATRSRQRALARDDLQRLSWEHPLVREMLSRATNESMGNTALALLAHPAIPGGRFMLEAIFRTRTSAPKALHVNRFFPPATVRVLLDESGQVLSDKVSFGGLAKNLRHVKKGVARNLVRERQQQLRELFDQAERQAETELPALIEEARTQMAIQLEGEIERLTALAQRNPDVRAEEIDMLRDERAALDEAITGTRLQLDAVRVIVTVDPQ; encoded by the coding sequence ATGAGCAATTTTATTCCCGGTCAACGCTTCATCAGTGACGGCGAAACCGAGCTGGGCCTTGGCACCATACTCAACTGCGACGCGCGCAGCGTGACCGTCCTGTTTGCCGCCAGCGATGAAACCCGAACCTACAGCGTGCGCGAAGCGCCCCTGACCCGCGTGGTCTTCGGTCGCGGCGACCGTATCGACACCGATGACGGTCAGGTACTGCTGGTCAGCGAACTGCGCGATGAAGGCGGCCGAATGATCTACATCGGTCAGGACAGCAATGGCGAGCGTGAGCTGCCGGAATCGCGCATCAGCGATCGCATGCAGTTTCATCAGGCCCGTGACCGCCTGCTGACCGGCCAGATCGATCGCAACGACGCCTTCAATCTGCGCTATCGCAGTCTTCAGCATCTGGCGCGCGTCGAGCGCCATCCCGGCTTCGGTCTGTCCGGCCCGCGTATCGACCTGATTCCGCATCAGCTGCATATCGCCGACGATATCGCCAGTCGCCGTCTGCCCCGCGTACTGCTGGCCGACGAGGTCGGCCTGGGCAAGACCATTGAGGCAGGTCTGGTGCTGCACCGCATGCTCCTGACCGGTCGCGTCGAGCGCGCCCTGATTCTGGTGCCGGACAGCCTGGCACATCAGTGGCTGGTCGAGTTGCTGCGCCGCTTCTCCATCGAAGTCACCCTGCTTGATGAGCAACAGAGCAAGGCCCGCGGCAGCGATGGCAATCCGTTTGAGTCGGCACAGCTGGTGCTGGCCAGCCAGCAGTGGCTGTTTGCCAACCCCGAGCGCCAGAGTCAGGCCCAGGCCTGCCGCTGGGACCTGCTGATCGTGGACGAAGCCCAGCATCTCGAATGGGATCCGGAAAACGGCGGCGATACCGGTTACCAGTGCGTTGAAGCGCTGGCCACCCAGCGCACCGGACTGCTGCTGCTGAGTGCCACGCCGGAGCAGATGGGCGACGTCAGCCACTTTGCCCGCCTGCGCCTGCTGGACCCGGAGCGCTATCACGACATTGAGGCTTTCAGGGCCGAACAGCGTGGCCACGCAACCCTTGCCGAGGCCCTCGAGGCGCTGGAACACCTGCCACAACAGCCAGAGAATCGCGATGTCCTGCACCCCATCATCGCAGACGACCCGCAGGCACTCGCTCTGCTTGAGCAGCTGGTGACAGCCGGAGAGGACGAACAGCCTTCGCATCGGGAGTCACTGCGGCGCGTGCTGCTTGACCGCTACGGCATCGGCCGGGTCATGTTTCGCAACAGCCGTCGCCATGTCAGCGGCTTCCCGGTACGTCACCTGCACGTCAGCGAGCTGGAAAACCCGGGCGCCTATCGTCGCATCGAGCAACGCCTCAGCCGCGACGAGGACTACCTGGACAGCCTTCTGATTGAAACCGGTCTGGATTATCCGGAAATCCTGCTCTATCCCGAGGCCACCTTCGAAGCACGCCGACAGAACACCGGGGACGATGAGCGCTGGTGGCGCCTTGATCCGCGCATGGCCTGGCTGCGTGAATGGCTTAAAAGCCATCCGGGTGAGAAGGCGCTTGTGATCTGTCATTACGGCGACACTGCCCGTGAGCTGGCCGCCGGTCTGCAGGTGCTGACCGGCCTGCATGTTCCGGTCTTCCACGAGAACATGACGCTGATCGAGCGCGACCGCGCGGCGGCCGCCTTTGCCGAGGCCGAGGATGGCAGTCCGTTGCTGATCTGCTCGGAAATCGGTTCCGAAGGACGCAACTTCCAGTTCTGCCACCATCTGATCCTGTTTGATCTGCCCCCCCATCCTGACCAGCTGGAACAGCGTATCGGGCGTCTGGATCGAATCGGGCAGCAGCATGACGTCGAGATTCATCTACCGGTCATGGCCGGCAGCCCGACCGCGGCACTGCTGCGCTGGTATCAGGAAGCGCTGGCCGCCTTTGAGGCACCCAGCGGTCTGGGCAGCGTGGTCAGCGATGCCCACGGCGATGCATTGTTCGATGCCCTGCTGGATCAGGAGGCACTCGACGAGGTCATCGACGCCTCGCGCACGCTGGCCATTCAGACCCGCCAGGAGCGTGAAGCCGGTCGTGATCGTCTGCTGGCCTGGAGCTCGTTCGACGCCGGTCACGCCGGAGAGATGATCGAGGCCGTACAGGCACTCGATGATGACGCAACGCTGGATCGCTATCTCGATCAGGCACTGGATGTCTTTGGCATCGACACCCGGGAAACCGATGAAGGACTTACCTATCTGCACCCCGGGTCTCACATGGTCGACGGCATGCCCGGCCTGATCCGTGGCGAGGAGGGCTTTACCGCCACCCGGTCACGTCAGCGCGCGCTGGCCCGTGACGATCTTCAGCGCCTGTCCTGGGAGCACCCGCTGGTACGTGAAATGCTCTCCCGGGCGACCAACGAGAGCATGGGCAATACGGCACTGGCCCTGCTGGCCCATCCGGCCATTCCAGGCGGTCGATTCATGCTGGAGGCGATCTTTCGAACGCGCACCAGCGCGCCGAAGGCGCTCCACGTCAATCGCTTTTTCCCGCCGGCTACCGTGCGCGTGCTGCTTGATGAATCAGGCCAGGTACTTTCGGACAAGGTCTCCTTTGGCGGGCTGGCCAAGAACCTTCGCCACGTCAAGAAAGGGGTCGCCAGAAATCTGGTACGGGAGCGCCAGCAGCAATTGCGCGAGCTGTTTGATCAGGCCGAGCGGCAGGCCGAAACCGAACTGCCGGCACTGATCGAAGAGGCTCGCACGCAGATGGCTATCCAGCTGGAAGGTGAAATCGAGCGACTGACGGCGCTGGCACAGCGCAATCCGGACGTGCGCGCCGAGGAGATCGATATGCTGCGAGATGAGCGCGCTGCGCTGGATGAGGCCATCACTGGCACCCGACTGCAGCTCGATGCCGTACGTGTGATCGTGACCGTCGACCCGCAGTAA
- a CDS encoding alpha/beta fold hydrolase: MLPLIDRGQSDTALVMMHFFGNSHREWLEVIEYLGPEHRCIALDLPGFGDAADIEGFDTRAMSDQVEQTINALGLERVVLVGHSFSGKVAMVLAARRPEWLISMVLVAPAPAGPQPVSDEEREFQQAFDHSREQAEAFIDGAIARNISPARYRDAVEDAMRASPAAWQAWPRHGSREDFSGEVGVLDYPTLIVVGDRDPSLPPQTQKALVLGQFAAPHLEVIPDHGHLLPMEMPEALAGLIAGFAGRFQTV; this comes from the coding sequence ATGCTGCCATTGATCGATCGAGGCCAGAGCGATACCGCGCTGGTCATGATGCATTTTTTCGGCAATTCACATCGGGAGTGGCTCGAGGTCATTGAATATCTGGGGCCCGAGCATCGATGCATTGCACTGGATTTGCCGGGCTTCGGTGACGCTGCCGATATCGAGGGATTCGATACCCGTGCCATGTCAGATCAGGTCGAACAGACCATCAATGCACTGGGCCTTGAGCGTGTGGTGCTGGTCGGCCACTCCTTTTCCGGCAAGGTTGCGATGGTGCTTGCCGCCCGGCGGCCCGAATGGCTCATCTCGATGGTGCTGGTGGCACCGGCACCGGCAGGTCCTCAGCCGGTCAGCGATGAGGAGCGTGAGTTTCAGCAGGCCTTTGACCATAGCCGTGAGCAGGCCGAGGCCTTTATTGACGGCGCAATTGCCCGGAACATTTCACCTGCGCGCTATCGGGATGCCGTCGAGGATGCCATGCGCGCCTCGCCTGCGGCCTGGCAGGCCTGGCCACGTCATGGCAGCCGGGAAGATTTTTCTGGAGAAGTCGGGGTGCTGGACTATCCCACGCTGATCGTTGTGGGGGATCGGGACCCATCCCTGCCGCCGCAAACACAAAAGGCGCTGGTGCTGGGTCAGTTTGCTGCGCCACATCTTGAAGTTATTCCCGACCATGGTCATCTGCTGCCGATGGAAATGCCAGAAGCGCTGGCCGGTCTGATTGCTGGTTTTGCTGGCCGCTTTCAGACGGTCTGA
- a CDS encoding sirohydrochlorin chelatase, with translation MTTALIVLAHGSTDSRWQAPFETLEQRLKTRMSTPVRLAYMELCDPLLENVVAELHADGFNDIDILPLFFAAGRHLREDVPGQLDALRQSHPELSLTLLDPVGQHPSFADVVVSIVAENQRDSSCTNQV, from the coding sequence ATGACCACTGCATTGATCGTACTGGCCCACGGCTCCACGGACAGCCGCTGGCAGGCACCGTTTGAAACGCTGGAGCAACGTCTCAAAACGCGCATGTCCACACCGGTACGACTGGCCTATATGGAGCTTTGTGACCCGTTGCTTGAAAATGTGGTCGCCGAACTGCATGCCGATGGATTCAATGACATTGATATCTTGCCGCTCTTTTTTGCCGCTGGCCGCCATCTGCGTGAAGACGTCCCGGGACAGCTTGATGCCCTGCGCCAATCGCATCCAGAACTCTCGTTGACCCTGCTCGACCCGGTAGGACAGCATCCGTCATTTGCGGATGTGGTTGTGTCGATCGTGGCAGAGAATCAGCGTGACAGCAGTTGTACAAATCAAGTTTGA
- a CDS encoding phospholipase D-like domain-containing protein — protein sequence MTNDINDDALKRWARQHGQASDSTSGMRLLPDGLDAFEVRAHLARYAQDSIDSLSYLLEDGITTRVLMAELLVAAERGVRIRMLVDDMSAIGVQDMLRAMQTHPNIEVRLFNPVTFWRRYTWSHRLAMALTLRRSHRRMHNKLWLVDGVVGIAGGRNLGDDYFITNSEYNFADLDMLVADGPVAAQMRECFSQYWHGHCVSTLTSLVPEAPGHDWQDLRETLRQQLSGEELADSAFLSIHHGEQRALEEGLGELVQTHGELYWDHPDKPCQPGYPSRDLIMGPAIGAMVADTQSHIKIVSAYFIPSERDVIDIEALLEKGVKVTVLTNSLQASDTPIVNGSYAPWRRRFLEKGARMHELRHGHKPRRRRRHHFGIMASSLHGKAMVMDDRRLFVGSFNIDPRSTWWNNEMGLMVEHKGLVSELDDVIERALRPDSSFRVELDDQGQLSWLTVDEDNRARRLSKEPGSLLVRAQKWMGGLPGIRRML from the coding sequence ATGACCAATGATATCAATGACGATGCCCTCAAACGCTGGGCAAGACAGCATGGGCAGGCGTCAGACAGCACCAGCGGCATGCGGCTATTGCCCGATGGCCTTGACGCCTTCGAGGTGCGCGCTCATCTGGCACGCTACGCTCAGGACAGCATCGACAGCCTGAGCTATCTCCTTGAGGACGGCATCACCACTCGGGTGCTGATGGCCGAGCTACTGGTTGCGGCCGAGCGCGGTGTCAGGATCAGGATGCTGGTGGATGACATGAGCGCGATCGGTGTGCAGGACATGCTGCGTGCCATGCAGACTCATCCCAATATCGAGGTGCGCCTGTTTAATCCGGTGACCTTCTGGCGACGCTATACCTGGAGCCATCGACTGGCCATGGCGCTGACCCTTCGTCGCTCGCACCGGCGGATGCACAACAAGCTTTGGCTGGTGGATGGCGTGGTCGGGATTGCCGGCGGGCGCAATCTGGGTGATGACTACTTCATCACCAACAGTGAATACAATTTTGCAGATCTGGATATGCTCGTGGCTGACGGTCCGGTGGCCGCGCAGATGCGTGAATGCTTCAGCCAGTACTGGCATGGTCATTGTGTGAGCACGCTGACGTCCCTGGTCCCGGAAGCGCCAGGTCATGACTGGCAGGACCTGCGTGAAACGCTTCGGCAGCAGTTATCCGGTGAAGAGCTGGCGGATTCGGCCTTTTTGTCCATCCACCATGGCGAGCAGCGCGCGCTGGAAGAGGGTCTGGGCGAGCTGGTTCAGACTCACGGCGAGCTGTACTGGGATCATCCGGACAAGCCGTGCCAGCCGGGCTACCCCTCCCGTGATCTGATCATGGGGCCGGCCATCGGGGCGATGGTGGCCGACACGCAATCACATATCAAAATCGTCTCGGCCTATTTCATTCCCAGTGAGCGTGACGTGATCGATATCGAGGCGTTGCTGGAAAAAGGCGTGAAGGTGACCGTGCTGACCAATTCCCTGCAGGCCAGTGATACGCCGATCGTCAATGGCAGCTATGCGCCCTGGCGGCGCCGCTTTCTCGAGAAGGGGGCGCGCATGCATGAGCTGCGACATGGCCACAAGCCGCGCCGTCGTCGCAGGCATCATTTCGGCATCATGGCCTCCAGCCTGCATGGCAAGGCCATGGTCATGGACGACAGGAGACTCTTTGTCGGTTCCTTCAATATCGATCCACGCTCGACCTGGTGGAACAACGAGATGGGATTGATGGTTGAGCACAAGGGGCTGGTGTCAGAGCTTGACGATGTGATCGAGCGCGCCCTTCGCCCGGACAGCAGCTTCAGGGTCGAGCTGGATGACCAGGGACAACTGTCGTGGCTGACGGTGGATGAGGACAATCGGGCGCGTCGGTTGTCGAAGGAGCCCGGCAGCCTGCTGGTCCGGGCTCAGAAGTGGATGGGCGGACTGCCGGGCATTCGGCGAATGCTCTGA
- the fabA gene encoding 3-hydroxyacyl-[acyl-carrier-protein] dehydratase FabA → MTTQHSFNRDQLLACSQGELFGPGNAQLPAPNMLMLDRIINIQEAGGKYGKGELIAELDINPDLWFFQCHFPGDPVMPGCLGLDAMWQLLGFHLGWLGNPGRGRALGCGEVKFSGQILPDAEKVTYHIHIKRVITRRLILGIADGVLSVDGRDIYEANDLRVGLFTSTANF, encoded by the coding sequence GTGACCACGCAACACTCCTTTAACCGTGATCAGCTGCTCGCGTGCAGTCAGGGCGAACTTTTCGGACCTGGCAATGCACAGCTGCCAGCACCGAACATGCTGATGCTCGATCGCATCATCAACATTCAGGAAGCGGGTGGCAAATACGGCAAGGGCGAGCTGATCGCTGAGCTGGATATTAACCCTGATCTCTGGTTCTTCCAGTGCCATTTCCCGGGCGATCCTGTCATGCCGGGCTGCCTTGGCCTTGATGCCATGTGGCAGCTTCTGGGTTTCCATCTGGGCTGGCTGGGCAATCCCGGCCGCGGCCGCGCCCTTGGGTGTGGTGAGGTCAAGTTCTCCGGACAGATCCTTCCGGATGCCGAGAAGGTTACTTACCATATCCATATCAAGCGGGTGATCACGCGGCGCTTGATCCTTGGCATCGCCGATGGCGTTTTGTCCGTGGATGGCCGCGATATTTACGAAGCCAATGATCTGCGTGTTGGCTTGTTCACCTCCACTGCGAATTTCTGA
- a CDS encoding TIGR01777 family oxidoreductase — protein MNIVITGATGFVGQALCRYWHERGHTLMVVSRQPDKAQATIGVPVMARSSAVDFADQSVDAIVNLAGEPIFNRRWSESQKKKLIDSRLKATRDVGALCQRLETPPKRLISGSAMGYYGDQGSREVTEQTSPHEEFAHRLCREWEEAAQQLATEQMPVACLRIGLVLDRDGGMLKPMRPMFRLGLGGRLGKGRQYMPWIHRHDLVRIIDFLLERDDIAGAWNAGAPEPVTNAEFTRTLAASLNRPAPFVMPAGVISLALGEMSQLLLTGARMVPARLESAGFRFEYPTLEKALAAIERRAA, from the coding sequence ATGAATATAGTGATCACCGGCGCCACCGGTTTTGTCGGTCAGGCGCTTTGTCGGTACTGGCATGAACGTGGACACACGCTGATGGTGGTATCCCGCCAGCCGGACAAGGCGCAGGCGACCATCGGGGTGCCCGTGATGGCGCGATCATCGGCGGTTGATTTTGCCGACCAGTCCGTGGATGCGATCGTCAATCTGGCCGGTGAGCCCATCTTCAATCGGCGCTGGAGCGAGTCGCAGAAAAAGAAGCTGATCGACTCGCGGCTCAAGGCCACGCGCGATGTCGGTGCGTTGTGTCAGCGTCTGGAAACGCCGCCCAAGCGTCTGATCTCGGGCTCGGCGATGGGATATTACGGTGATCAGGGCAGTCGCGAAGTGACCGAGCAGACCTCGCCGCACGAGGAGTTCGCCCACAGACTCTGTCGGGAGTGGGAGGAGGCCGCGCAGCAGCTGGCCACGGAGCAAATGCCGGTGGCCTGCCTTCGTATCGGACTGGTGCTGGACCGGGACGGTGGCATGCTCAAGCCCATGCGTCCCATGTTTCGACTGGGGCTCGGCGGGCGACTGGGCAAGGGGCGACAGTACATGCCCTGGATTCATCGGCATGACCTGGTGCGTATCATCGACTTTTTGCTTGAGCGCGACGACATCGCGGGTGCCTGGAATGCCGGTGCGCCTGAGCCTGTAACCAATGCGGAGTTTACCCGCACGCTGGCGGCCAGCCTGAATCGGCCGGCGCCCTTTGTCATGCCGGCAGGCGTGATATCGCTGGCGCTGGGGGAAATGTCGCAGCTGCTGCTGACGGGCGCCCGAATGGTGCCGGCCAGACTTGAATCCGCCGGATTCCGGTTTGAATACCCAACGCTTGAAAAGGCGCTGGCGGCCATTGAGCGTCGCGCCGCCTGA
- a CDS encoding MerR family transcriptional regulator — protein MTEKVANVVGGPLYPIREVSRLTGVNSVTLRAWERRYGLIQPRRTPKGHRLYAREDIERVERILQWLNRGVPVSQVGELLDQASAEDPTQEEQEDNQVSTTSESAPDHDWEGQRQEVIDAVAEFDTNRLENLFTRSMGLYPVNTAIARLWQPVVERLEKSWANHATPMAERCFLESFLRTRLGLRLYHGNHENTEPRILMSYLPGGCSALWQLLFAFTASSAGFYITLFDGSVPLSELIEAARRKNARTIVLSGAMEADIEGLRQQLSEASYQGILPIRVAGSITRQLRDTDENNLSALASDPAQAIAQLRLATARHG, from the coding sequence ATGACTGAGAAAGTGGCAAATGTTGTCGGCGGCCCCCTCTATCCCATTAGAGAGGTCTCGCGTCTGACCGGCGTCAACTCGGTAACGCTGCGTGCATGGGAGCGCCGTTACGGGCTGATTCAACCAAGACGCACTCCAAAGGGCCATCGCCTTTATGCCCGCGAAGACATCGAGCGGGTTGAACGTATCCTTCAGTGGTTGAACCGAGGGGTTCCGGTCAGCCAGGTAGGTGAACTGCTCGATCAGGCCTCGGCCGAGGACCCGACGCAGGAAGAGCAGGAAGACAATCAGGTATCGACTACCAGCGAATCCGCGCCGGATCATGACTGGGAAGGACAGCGTCAGGAAGTCATCGACGCTGTGGCCGAGTTTGATACCAACCGTCTTGAGAACCTGTTTACCCGAAGCATGGGGCTTTATCCGGTCAACACGGCGATTGCACGTCTCTGGCAGCCTGTCGTCGAGCGCCTTGAAAAGTCGTGGGCCAATCACGCCACGCCCATGGCCGAGCGCTGCTTTCTGGAATCCTTTTTGAGAACCCGTCTGGGTCTACGGCTCTATCATGGCAATCATGAAAATACCGAGCCGCGCATCCTGATGAGTTATCTACCCGGGGGCTGCAGCGCGCTATGGCAATTGCTGTTTGCCTTCACGGCCAGCAGTGCCGGCTTTTACATCACACTGTTTGACGGATCCGTGCCTCTCAGCGAGCTGATCGAGGCTGCCCGACGGAAAAATGCCAGAACCATCGTTCTTTCCGGCGCCATGGAAGCTGATATCGAAGGGCTTCGCCAACAGCTTTCCGAGGCATCCTATCAGGGAATTTTGCCCATCCGCGTAGCAGGCTCCATTACGCGACAGCTGCGTGACACGGACGAGAACAACCTGAGCGCTCTGGCCAGCGATCCCGCCCAGGCCATCGCGCAGCTGAGGCTGGCCACGGCTCGTCATGGCTGA